In 'Nostoc azollae' 0708, the following are encoded in one genomic region:
- a CDS encoding response regulator, protein MRTVLIVEDDLINARVFSKILTKRGGLGVKHTEDVEEVMKIAQAGEADLILMDVSLSRSMYHGKSVDGIKITQMLKSDPQTAELPVILVTAHAMEGDRENFLKQSGADGYISKPVVDHQLFVDQIVALLPKNEP, encoded by the coding sequence ATGAGAACTGTTTTAATTGTCGAAGATGATCTGATTAATGCTCGTGTTTTTTCCAAGATTCTGACCAAGCGGGGTGGCTTGGGGGTAAAACACACGGAGGATGTGGAAGAAGTCATGAAAATTGCCCAAGCGGGAGAGGCTGACTTGATTTTAATGGATGTTTCTCTGTCACGCAGTATGTATCACGGTAAGTCTGTTGATGGAATAAAAATCACACAAATGTTAAAATCTGATCCGCAAACAGCCGAGTTACCTGTAATTTTAGTAACTGCACACGCAATGGAAGGCGATCGCGAGAACTTTCTTAAGCAAAGTGGTGCTGATGGCTACATCTCAAAACCAGTTGTTGATCATCAACTATTTGTTGACCAGATCGTGGCACTTCTACCCAAAAATGAACCCTGA
- a CDS encoding tetratricopeptide repeat protein yields the protein MPKHLHLICLIVVCSLWNLPKAVNAQALIPHTVQLDTAKLEKQGLTLAQEAAQLAQFQQIDLALPRARLATQLAPQNDKVWLLLGGLHLQTKEFDAAITALQKAQTLNPKNADILFALGSANFQKENYQASAEHYQTGLKLKPNDQEGLFDLGNAYYKLGRLPDAIAQFNQAISQDKKFWPAINNIGLIKYEQGDVQGAIQQWQESVAIDKQAPEPLLALAVALYTTGDQKQGLAMGEAAIRIDQRYADLEFLKQNLWGTRLLVDTKKFLELPRIQSALYPQEGILIPSR from the coding sequence GTGCCAAAACACCTTCATTTAATTTGTCTTATAGTTGTCTGTAGTTTGTGGAATCTGCCAAAAGCAGTTAACGCGCAGGCGCTTATACCTCATACAGTGCAACTTGATACAGCAAAGTTGGAGAAGCAGGGGTTGACCTTGGCCCAAGAAGCGGCTCAATTAGCACAGTTTCAACAAATTGATTTAGCTTTGCCAAGAGCGAGACTGGCTACTCAACTAGCTCCTCAAAATGATAAAGTATGGTTGCTGTTAGGTGGATTACATTTACAAACTAAAGAGTTTGATGCAGCAATTACTGCATTGCAAAAAGCCCAGACGCTTAATCCCAAAAATGCTGATATTTTGTTTGCGTTGGGTTCAGCTAATTTCCAAAAGGAAAATTACCAGGCTTCAGCAGAACATTACCAAACAGGGTTGAAGTTAAAACCCAATGACCAAGAAGGCTTGTTTGATTTGGGTAATGCTTATTATAAGTTAGGTCGTTTACCAGATGCGATCGCTCAATTTAATCAAGCTATTTCCCAAGATAAGAAATTCTGGCCTGCAATTAACAACATCGGTTTAATCAAATATGAACAGGGTGATGTTCAAGGTGCGATTCAGCAATGGCAGGAATCAGTAGCTATTGATAAACAAGCCCCAGAACCTTTATTAGCACTTGCCGTAGCACTTTACACTACTGGCGACCAAAAACAAGGTTTAGCAATGGGAGAAGCGGCAATTCGCATAGACCAACGCTATGCAGACTTAGAGTTTCTTAAACAAAACCTCTGGGGTACACGCTTGCTGGTGGACACAAAAAAATTCCTAGAACTACCCCGGATTCAATCAGCCCTATATCCCCAAGAAGGTATATTAATCCCAAGTCGATAA
- a CDS encoding helix-turn-helix domain-containing protein, producing MNTHLFMARTQKITNQQILDASREIFLQQGFGGSTLEIAQKAGISEASIFKPFSTKEELFFASMGIPEKSPLVKELEALSGKGNLKQNLIQVCLQILEFNRQVVPRLMMLRSRGTAMPEMINRPNSRPSRDLKIFTNFLEKEIEQGRLRPRDPQTIAMILLGSSIIDELCFLRADAPHRRCTHR from the coding sequence GTGAATACACACTTATTTATGGCGCGTACACAAAAAATTACCAATCAGCAAATTTTAGATGCATCTCGTGAAATCTTTCTCCAACAGGGTTTTGGTGGTTCCACTTTAGAAATCGCTCAAAAGGCAGGAATTTCGGAAGCGTCGATTTTCAAACCCTTTTCCACCAAAGAAGAACTTTTTTTTGCGTCAATGGGAATTCCTGAAAAATCTCCTTTAGTTAAGGAACTGGAGGCTTTATCTGGGAAAGGAAATCTGAAGCAAAATCTAATTCAGGTGTGTCTTCAGATCTTAGAGTTTAATCGTCAAGTCGTACCACGATTGATGATGTTGCGTTCCCGTGGTACTGCCATGCCAGAAATGATCAATAGACCAAATTCCAGACCTAGCCGGGATTTAAAGATATTTACCAATTTCCTAGAGAAGGAAATAGAACAAGGAAGGCTGCGCCCCAGAGATCCCCAAACTATTGCTATGATATTGCTAGGATCTAGCATCATTGATGAATTATGTTTTCTTAGAGCAGATGCACCCCACAGGAGATGTACTCACAGATGA
- a CDS encoding efflux RND transporter periplasmic adaptor subunit has product MTTYIQIPLIGKKVKHPLRWLMGLITAGVLVVGTTTVLKVTHQNTNKQDISKLTVPVVAKSVTVRITASGKVQPVQSVNISPKNPGIITDLDIEQGEKVQKGQIIARMDNSEIKMRILQYQANVEEAKAQLAESLAGSRPEEIAQAKARVAQAKAQLAIIRGGNRSQEIDQAKAAVDSAKAQVELTQARVKRYQGLAKAGAISQDSLEQYISENKRSKASLEEAQARLSLQKAGNRNEDIKSQEAVVAQEQETMGKLENGNRPEEIARLKASVAGAVAQLKQQEVQLEDTIIRAPFAGVVTQKYANIGAFVTPTTSASTSTSATSSSIVALAMGLEVLAQVPEADIGRISQGQQVEIVADTYPDQVFKGRVRLIAPEAVVEQGVTSFQVRVVIDSGADKLRSGLNVDLTFLGDRINDALTLPTVAILTENGKTGVLIADANNKPQFREITIGTQIKDETQVLEGVKKGDLIFVNPPKDYKIQKAKEEKNHELPRKHSNGG; this is encoded by the coding sequence ATGACTACGTACATACAAATTCCGTTGATTGGCAAAAAAGTTAAGCATCCATTACGCTGGTTGATGGGCTTAATAACTGCTGGTGTTTTAGTCGTTGGAACAACTACAGTCCTGAAAGTTACACATCAGAACACAAATAAACAAGACATTAGTAAACTCACTGTTCCAGTTGTAGCAAAAAGCGTCACCGTGAGGATTACAGCCAGTGGGAAGGTGCAACCAGTACAAAGCGTGAATATTAGTCCCAAAAATCCGGGAATTATCACCGATTTGGATATTGAACAGGGGGAAAAAGTCCAGAAGGGGCAAATTATTGCTCGTATGGATAATTCCGAGATTAAAATGCGAATTCTCCAGTATCAAGCTAATGTAGAGGAAGCCAAAGCACAATTAGCAGAGAGTCTAGCAGGAAGCCGTCCCGAAGAAATAGCCCAAGCTAAAGCCCGTGTAGCCCAAGCTAAAGCCCAATTAGCTATCATTCGTGGGGGGAATCGTTCTCAGGAAATTGATCAAGCTAAGGCTGCTGTAGATTCAGCTAAAGCGCAAGTAGAACTTACCCAAGCCAGGGTAAAACGTTATCAAGGATTAGCTAAAGCAGGGGCTATTTCCCAAGATTCCCTAGAACAATATATTAGTGAAAATAAAAGATCAAAAGCTAGTTTAGAAGAAGCTCAAGCCCGATTATCACTGCAAAAAGCTGGCAACCGCAACGAAGATATTAAAAGTCAGGAAGCCGTAGTTGCTCAAGAACAAGAAACAATGGGAAAGCTGGAAAATGGCAACCGTCCTGAAGAAATTGCTCGACTTAAAGCGTCTGTAGCTGGGGCTGTAGCTCAGTTAAAACAGCAGGAAGTACAGTTGGAAGATACCATTATTCGTGCTCCTTTTGCGGGGGTTGTGACTCAAAAATACGCCAATATAGGGGCTTTTGTGACACCAACAACTTCGGCTTCTACGAGTACTTCAGCAACTTCTAGTTCAATTGTGGCTTTAGCAATGGGTTTAGAAGTTTTAGCTCAAGTTCCGGAAGCTGATATTGGTAGAATTAGCCAGGGACAGCAGGTGGAAATTGTTGCTGATACTTATCCAGATCAAGTATTTAAAGGTCGTGTACGCTTGATTGCACCTGAAGCTGTGGTAGAACAAGGTGTGACATCTTTTCAGGTGCGAGTGGTGATTGATAGTGGTGCAGATAAACTGCGTTCTGGCTTAAATGTGGATTTAACGTTTTTGGGCGATCGCATTAATGATGCTTTAACTTTACCAACGGTAGCAATTTTGACTGAAAATGGTAAAACCGGCGTACTAATAGCAGATGCAAATAATAAACCCCAGTTTCGAGAAATCACGATTGGAACCCAAATAAAAGACGAAACTCAGGTTTTAGAGGGAGTCAAAAAGGGTGATTTGATATTTGTGAACCCACCCAAAGACTACAAAATTCAAAAAGCCAAAGAAGAAAAAAATCATGAACTTCCTAGAAAGCATTCAAATGGCGGGTAA
- a CDS encoding ABC transporter permease gives MNFLESIQMAGKTLLVNKLRSTLTMLGIIIGNGSVIAMIGIGEGGQKFVANQLNSLGSNIVFVIPGNEETQRVSRDVTRTLVLEDAKAIATQVPTIAVTTAELNSRQVVTYKNRNTDVNIIGTTPSFLTVRDFEVATGRFLTDIDMKRSNQVVVLGAKLKEKLFGNTNPVSQQIRIKNASFQVIGVLTDKGSNLGVDYDGSALVPILTSANRVVGKTSPYGLEVTYIVASAKNADSVDGAEFQITNLLRQRHKLVGEDDFTIRTQKDALQAVSQISSALTTMLAAIAGISLFVGGIGIMNIMLVSVTERTQEIGLRKAIGATQQEILLQFIIEAVIVSVIGGLVGTTVGVSCILLVSVLTPLEASISIVSITMAVGISGGLGLFFGVVPARRAAQLDPIVALRSG, from the coding sequence ATGAACTTCCTAGAAAGCATTCAAATGGCGGGTAAAACCTTACTCGTCAATAAGTTACGTAGCACCCTGACCATGTTGGGTATTATTATCGGTAATGGCTCAGTGATTGCAATGATTGGGATTGGGGAAGGGGGACAAAAATTTGTAGCTAATCAACTAAATTCCTTGGGCTCGAATATTGTATTTGTTATTCCCGGTAATGAAGAAACTCAGCGGGTTTCTAGAGATGTTACCAGAACTCTGGTTTTAGAAGATGCGAAAGCGATCGCAACTCAAGTACCCACAATAGCAGTAACAACAGCCGAACTGAATAGTAGACAGGTAGTTACTTATAAAAACCGAAATACTGATGTCAATATTATTGGTACAACTCCCAGTTTTTTGACAGTGCGAGATTTTGAAGTAGCGACAGGACGATTTTTGACCGACATAGACATGAAGCGCAGCAACCAAGTTGTGGTGTTAGGTGCAAAATTAAAAGAGAAACTTTTTGGGAATACTAACCCCGTCAGTCAGCAGATACGGATTAAAAATGCCAGCTTTCAAGTAATTGGAGTACTAACAGACAAAGGTTCAAATCTGGGCGTAGATTACGATGGTTCAGCATTAGTCCCAATTCTCACATCAGCAAATCGGGTAGTGGGAAAAACCTCTCCTTATGGACTAGAAGTAACCTACATTGTTGCTTCCGCTAAAAATGCTGATAGTGTGGATGGAGCAGAGTTTCAAATTACCAATTTACTGCGTCAACGCCATAAACTCGTCGGTGAAGATGACTTTACGATCCGTACACAAAAAGATGCTTTACAAGCAGTAAGTCAAATTTCCTCTGCGTTGACAACCATGCTGGCTGCGATCGCTGGTATTTCCTTATTTGTCGGTGGCATTGGCATTATGAATATTATGCTCGTTTCTGTCACCGAACGCACCCAAGAAATTGGATTAAGAAAAGCAATTGGTGCTACCCAGCAAGAGATTTTACTTCAGTTCATAATTGAAGCGGTAATTGTTTCAGTAATTGGCGGTTTAGTTGGTACTACAGTTGGTGTCAGTTGCATACTGTTAGTATCAGTCCTGACTCCGTTAGAAGCGAGTATTTCCATTGTTTCAATTACAATGGCTGTTGGTATTTCTGGTGGACTTGGATTATTTTTTGGCGTAGTTCCTGCGCGTCGTGCTGCTCAACTTGATCCAATTGTGGCATTAAGAAGTGGGTGA
- a CDS encoding ABC transporter ATP-binding protein, whose translation MTNSSIPNPAPQAEIIRLENIFKVYGIGETEVKALNDINLVIEEGEYCAIMGPSGSGKSTGMNIIGCLDRPSSGNYYLDNLNVAQIGDTELAHIRNKKLGFVFQQFHLLNQLTAMENVMLPMVYAGVKPRERKERAIEALIKVGLEKRLNNKPTQLSGGQQQRVAIARAIVNCPVVLLADEPTGALDSRTTQEVLDIFGELNSHGITVVMVTHETEVARQTKRIVWFRDGEVVHSHLTPAELNQLVLS comes from the coding sequence ATGACCAATTCTAGTATTCCTAATCCTGCACCACAAGCAGAAATCATTCGACTAGAGAATATCTTTAAAGTTTATGGTATTGGTGAAACAGAAGTAAAAGCACTAAATGATATCAACTTAGTGATAGAAGAAGGTGAATATTGTGCAATTATGGGACCTTCTGGTTCGGGAAAATCTACAGGCATGAATATTATCGGTTGTTTAGATCGTCCCAGTTCGGGAAATTATTATTTAGATAATCTGAATGTAGCCCAAATCGGTGATACAGAATTGGCGCATATTCGCAATAAAAAGCTAGGATTTGTATTTCAACAATTCCATTTATTAAACCAATTGACAGCGATGGAAAATGTGATGCTGCCAATGGTGTATGCTGGTGTTAAGCCTAGGGAAAGAAAAGAAAGGGCAATTGAAGCATTGATCAAAGTAGGTTTAGAAAAACGTCTCAATAATAAACCTACCCAATTATCAGGGGGACAACAACAAAGAGTAGCGATCGCCCGCGCCATTGTCAACTGTCCCGTTGTTCTTTTAGCTGATGAACCCACAGGTGCACTTGACTCCCGCACAACTCAAGAAGTTTTAGATATTTTTGGTGAATTAAATAGCCATGGGATTACAGTTGTCATGGTAACACATGAAACTGAAGTTGCACGTCAAACTAAGAGGATTGTTTGGTTTCGTGATGGTGAAGTTGTCCATTCTCACCTCACTCCAGCAGAGTTAAATCAACTTGTGTTATCTTGA
- the arfB gene encoding alternative ribosome rescue aminoacyl-tRNA hydrolase ArfB, which translates to MLQITNRTTIPISEISISAIRSQGAGGQNVNKVATAIHLRFHINASSLSPLYKERLLNLGDQRITKDGIIVIKAQQHRTQEQNKEDALNRLQTLIKSITITPAKRKPTKPTGRVKNKRIDSKTKRGEIKALRGKITE; encoded by the coding sequence ATGCTGCAAATTACCAACAGAACCACCATCCCTATTAGCGAAATTAGTATTAGTGCAATTCGTTCTCAAGGTGCAGGTGGTCAAAATGTCAATAAAGTTGCCACAGCCATTCATCTGCGTTTCCACATCAACGCCTCTTCTTTATCACCGCTTTACAAAGAACGCTTACTTAATTTGGGAGACCAGCGCATCACCAAAGATGGGATAATCGTTATCAAAGCCCAGCAACATCGGACTCAAGAACAGAATAAAGAAGATGCACTCAACCGTCTCCAAACCTTAATCAAAAGCATCACCATCACTCCTGCAAAACGTAAACCCACAAAACCCACAGGCCGCGTTAAAAATAAACGTATTGACAGTAAAACTAAGCGCGGCGAAATTAAAGCTCTACGAGGCAAAATTACAGAATGA
- a CDS encoding HAD-IA family hydrolase, giving the protein MTQKVIIFDFDGTIADTVEALVSIANRLAIEFDYIQITPNELTLLRNLTSREIIRYSGVSLLKIPFLFKKVKSELKNKITELEPISGVKEALIELNQKGYRLGVITSNSQENVTEFLRFHNLNYLFEFLYSGVTIFGKTTIINNVLRQKQLKPETVIYVGDETRDIEAAKKANIKVIAVSWGFNSPEALAKQNPDFLIHHPSELLDVVKLC; this is encoded by the coding sequence ATGACCCAGAAAGTAATAATATTTGATTTTGATGGGACAATTGCAGACACAGTAGAGGCTCTTGTCAGTATTGCTAATCGTTTAGCTATAGAGTTCGATTATATACAAATTACTCCCAATGAACTTACACTTTTAAGGAATTTAACCTCTAGAGAAATTATTAGATATTCAGGTGTATCTCTGTTAAAAATACCTTTTTTATTTAAAAAAGTGAAATCAGAGTTAAAGAATAAAATTACGGAATTAGAACCTATATCTGGAGTGAAAGAAGCGTTAATAGAGCTTAATCAAAAAGGATATAGGCTGGGAGTTATTACCTCTAATTCTCAGGAAAATGTCACTGAATTCCTGAGATTTCATAACTTAAATTATCTCTTTGAATTTCTATATTCAGGAGTAACAATTTTTGGTAAAACTACAATAATTAACAATGTATTAAGGCAAAAACAACTGAAACCCGAAACAGTTATTTATGTGGGAGATGAAACCAGAGATATAGAAGCTGCCAAAAAAGCGAATATCAAAGTAATTGCAGTGAGTTGGGGTTTCAATTCTCCAGAAGCACTAGCTAAACAAAATCCAGATTTTTTGATTCACCATCCCAGTGAATTATTAGATGTAGTGAAACTTTGCTAA
- the queG gene encoding tRNA epoxyqueuosine(34) reductase QueG: protein MNQCALNSSLVKEKAKEFGFHKVGIAAIEGIEKKDAQRLQAWTQLGYHAQMEWMKNPQRQDIRLVMPDVRSLVCVALNYYTPDQRPEGEEYAKISRYGWGRDYHKIMHKKLKQLATWLESLSEGIKARYYADTGPVQDKVWAERAGIGWIAKNGNVITREYGSWVFLGEVLTNIQLENDRQATQHCGTCTKCIQACPTGAITQPFVVDAKKCIAYHTIENRADTLPESLTPHLHGWVAGCDICQDVCPWNQRFAQVTDVTDFQPYNGNLAPKLVELAQISEEEWDKRFPASALRRIKPEMLRRNACANLDASRLKNDPESNNI, encoded by the coding sequence ATGAATCAATGTGCTTTAAACAGCAGCTTGGTTAAAGAGAAAGCTAAAGAGTTTGGTTTTCACAAAGTTGGGATTGCCGCTATAGAAGGGATAGAGAAGAAAGACGCTCAGAGGTTGCAAGCATGGACCCAACTGGGTTATCACGCACAGATGGAATGGATGAAGAATCCCCAGCGTCAGGATATTCGGTTAGTGATGCCAGATGTGCGATCGCTTGTCTGTGTGGCGCTGAATTATTACACACCAGATCAACGTCCTGAAGGTGAAGAATACGCAAAAATTTCTCGCTATGGTTGGGGACGGGATTATCACAAAATCATGCACAAAAAGCTCAAGCAATTAGCTACATGGTTAGAATCCTTGAGTGAAGGGATTAAAGCTAGATATTATGCAGATACTGGGCCTGTGCAAGATAAGGTCTGGGCTGAAAGGGCAGGTATTGGTTGGATTGCGAAAAATGGGAATGTAATTACTAGAGAGTATGGTTCTTGGGTCTTTCTGGGAGAAGTATTAACTAATATACAATTGGAGAATGATCGCCAAGCTACACAACATTGTGGAACTTGTACAAAATGTATACAGGCTTGTCCTACTGGTGCAATTACCCAGCCATTTGTAGTAGATGCTAAGAAATGCATTGCCTATCATACCATTGAAAATAGGGCAGATACATTACCAGAATCTCTTACACCCCATTTACATGGCTGGGTAGCAGGTTGTGATATTTGTCAAGATGTATGTCCTTGGAATCAGCGTTTTGCTCAAGTAACTGATGTGACAGACTTTCAGCCTTATAATGGGAATTTAGCACCTAAGCTGGTAGAATTAGCGCAAATCTCAGAAGAGGAGTGGGATAAACGATTTCCAGCATCGGCCTTGCGGCGCATTAAACCAGAAATGTTAAGAAGAAATGCTTGTGCTAATCTTGATGCATCTAGGCTAAAGAATGACCCAGAAAGTAATAATATTTGA
- a CDS encoding orange carotenoid protein N-terminal domain-containing protein: protein MTFTSDSASTRFSSSFNYNNQTADTVTSTIAVFKALTVDDQLAVLWYAYTGMGKSITPAATGAARLQLAEGSLNQIKKMSHLEQLEAMRDLAAQKNTQISCSYGILSANTKLAFWYELAELMAKGFVVPVPAGYQMSRDGAQVLETLKELDFGQQITVFRKVVIEMGVDPLAD from the coding sequence ATGACTTTCACTTCTGATTCAGCTTCAACTCGCTTTTCTAGCAGCTTCAACTACAACAACCAAACAGCTGATACTGTAACCTCCACCATTGCTGTATTCAAAGCCCTCACCGTGGATGACCAACTAGCCGTGCTTTGGTATGCTTACACAGGAATGGGTAAATCCATCACCCCAGCCGCTACAGGTGCTGCTAGATTACAGTTAGCAGAAGGTTCGTTGAATCAAATCAAAAAAATGTCTCATTTAGAGCAGTTGGAAGCCATGCGTGACTTAGCTGCCCAAAAAAATACTCAAATCTCTTGTTCTTATGGAATTCTTAGTGCTAATACCAAATTAGCTTTCTGGTACGAATTAGCAGAATTAATGGCGAAGGGTTTTGTAGTACCTGTACCAGCAGGTTATCAGATGTCTCGTGATGGTGCACAAGTGTTAGAAACACTCAAAGAATTGGATTTTGGTCAGCAAATCACCGTTTTTCGCAAAGTAGTTATAGAAATGGGTGTTGACCCTTTAGCTGACTAA
- a CDS encoding ketosteroid isomerase family protein, whose translation MNITIEGITDLTILHYFTTLNAGDFTATVRLFAEDGVMYPPLESAVVGKENILTYLNREAQDIKAEPQQGITENLADHHIQIQVTGKAHTSWCSVNVLWLFIFNPQREIIEAKIKLLASPQDLLSLRPPHKEYTLIPS comes from the coding sequence ATGAATATTACTATTGAAGGAATTACAGACTTAACAATCTTGCATTATTTTACTACTTTAAACGCAGGTGATTTTACAGCTACAGTTAGATTATTTGCTGAAGATGGTGTGATGTATCCACCATTAGAATCTGCTGTTGTCGGCAAAGAAAATATACTCACCTATCTTAACAGAGAAGCCCAAGACATCAAAGCCGAACCCCAGCAAGGAATTACTGAAAATTTAGCAGACCACCACATCCAAATTCAAGTTACAGGTAAAGCACATACTTCTTGGTGCAGTGTTAATGTTTTGTGGTTATTTATCTTCAACCCACAACGGGAAATTATTGAAGCCAAAATCAAACTTTTAGCATCACCCCAAGACTTACTTTCTTTACGTCCACCCCACAAAGAATATACACTCATACCTTCATAA
- a CDS encoding M10 family metallopeptidase C-terminal domain-containing protein → MCNQRKIFTVDHIGNDQLQGLAGDDILWGGLGHDVLNGGLGNDEFRFQGSGVFNTNLGVDLITDFAVGQDKIALSKPTFNGITNAIECRFN, encoded by the coding sequence ATGTGCAACCAAAGGAAAATTTTTACCGTAGATCATATAGGAAATGACCAACTGCAAGGTTTAGCAGGTGATGATATCCTCTGGGGAGGATTGGGTCATGATGTCCTCAACGGAGGACTCGGTAATGATGAATTTCGTTTCCAAGGTAGTGGAGTTTTTAACACTAATTTAGGTGTTGATTTGATTACCGATTTTGCAGTTGGACAAGATAAGATTGCACTTAGTAAACCTACATTCAATGGCATTACTAATGCTATTGAATGTAGGTTTAACTGA
- a CDS encoding ATP-binding protein — translation MKSELHVPSDLSFVNIVETWLLGCLKIHLGDSVDWSEQSGRLRLALVEAYSNAVRHAHKDQPSLPILLRLELQDRNLVIEIWDYGKGFDMSTYFPPHPTQKQEGGYGWLIMNRLMDKVEYRLQVNGANCLKLETTIPELMEQTEGRP, via the coding sequence ATGAAAAGTGAGCTTCACGTACCAAGTGACTTAAGTTTTGTCAATATTGTGGAAACTTGGTTGTTGGGATGCTTGAAAATCCATCTGGGGGACTCTGTGGATTGGTCAGAACAATCTGGACGTTTGCGTCTGGCGTTGGTTGAAGCGTATTCCAACGCTGTACGTCATGCTCACAAAGATCAGCCAAGTTTGCCAATCCTACTGCGTTTAGAACTACAAGATCGCAATTTAGTGATCGAAATTTGGGACTACGGTAAAGGCTTTGATATGTCTACTTACTTTCCTCCCCATCCTACCCAAAAACAAGAAGGTGGTTATGGGTGGCTGATTATGAATCGTCTCATGGATAAAGTTGAATATCGGTTACAGGTGAATGGTGCCAACTGTCTCAAGCTGGAAACCACAATCCCAGAACTGATGGAACAGACAGAAGGCAGACCATAA